A genomic stretch from Erigeron canadensis isolate Cc75 chromosome 9, C_canadensis_v1, whole genome shotgun sequence includes:
- the LOC122580937 gene encoding phytochrome B-like produces MASGSRTSSRAWVHPQENPQQQPSTSAAAAAAGNKVDSMSKAIAQYALDAKLHAVYEQSGGSGKSFHYSESLKTSNNNNSKNNHDDSSVAEQQMTAYLSKIQRGGHIQPFGCMIAIDNSTFKVIAYSENARERLGLAPQSVPSLEKPEILTIGTDVKTLFTPSSAVLLDRAFRAREITLLNPVWVHSKNSGKPFYAILHRIDVGIVIDLEPARTEDPALSIAGAVQSQKLAVRAISNLQALPGGDIKLLCDTVVQNVRELTGYDRVMVYKFHEDEHGEVVAESKRADLDPYIGLHYPATDIPQASRFLFRQNRVRMIVDCYATSVRVIQDDALMQPLCLVGSTLRAPHGCHSQYMANMGSIASLAMAVIINGNEDGPGGRGTMGLWGLVVCHHTSARCIPFPLRYACEFLMQAFGLQLNLELQLASQMSEKRILRTQTLLCDMILRDSPTGIVTQSPSIMDLVKCDGAALYYQGKYYPLGITPTESQIKDIVEWLLACHTDSTGLSTDSLADAGYPGAASLGDAVCGMAVAYITTKDFLFWFRSHTAKEIKWGGAKHHPEDKDDGQRMHPRSSFNAFLEVVKSRSSPWENAEMDAIHSLQLILRDSFKDADESNSKAVIKVQIEEMGLQGMDELSSVAKEMVRLIETATAPIFAVDAEGRINGWNAKIAELTGLSVTEAMGMSLVQDLIYEESKETVVKLLRHALLGEEDKNVEIKLRTFNLSPEDDAIFVVVNACSSKDYMDNIVGVCFVGQDVTKQKVAMDKFVQIQGDYKAIIHSPNALIPPIFASDENTCCSEWNTAMEKLTGWDREDVIGKMLLGEIFGSCCRLKGPDSLTKLMIILHNAIGGLDADKHPFSFFDKHGKYVQALLTANKRVNLAGEVMGAFCFLQIASPELQQALKVQRQQEYKCFERMKELAYICHEIKNPLSGIRFANSLLEATDLTEDQKQLLETSAACEKQMLKIIKDVDMENIQEGHLELEKHDFLLGNVIDAVVSQVMLILRERGVQLIRDIPEEVKTLAVYGDQTRVQQVLTNFLMNMVRHSPSPNGWVEIQVRPTLNQIFDGKTNVHTEFRMVCPGNGLPPELVQDMFHSSQWSTDEGLGLSMCRKILKLMNGDVQYIRESERCFFHIVLELPLPNRT; encoded by the exons ATGGCGTCAGGAAGCAGAACAAGCTCTAGGGCGTGGGTCCATCCCCAAGAAAACCCACAACAGCAACCTTCGACAAGTGCTGCTGCTGCCGCTGCCGGTAATAAGGTTGATTCGATGAGTAAAGCCATCGCGCAATATGCCCTTGATGCTAAATTACATGCTGTTTATGAACAATCTGGTGGATCTGGTAAGTCTTTTCACTACTCCGAATCCCTGAAaacttcaaataataataatagtaaaaataatCATGATGATTCTTCTGTTGCCGAACAACAAATGACTGCTTATCTATCCAAGATTCAGAGAGGTGGCCATATCCAGCCTTTTGGCTGTATGATTGCTATTGACAATTCCACCTTTAAAGTTATTGCCTATAGTGAAAATGCCAGGGAAAGATTAGGTTTAGCTCCCCAGTCTGTTCCTAGCCTTGAAAAACCCGAAATCCTGACTATTGGGACTGATGTCAAGACTCTTTTTACCCCTTCTAGTGCCGTTTTGCTTGATAGGGCCTTTCGCGCTCGCGAAATTACTCTCTTGAACCCTGTTTGGGTTCATTCCAAGAACTCTGGTAAACCCTTTTATGCCATTTTGCATAGGATTGATGTGGGTATAGTTATCGATCTGGAACCTGCTAGAACCGAGGACCCTGCTTTGTCCATTGCTGGGGCTGTTCAGTCTCAGAAACTTGCGGTTCGGGCTATCTCAAATTTACAAGCTTTGCCTGGTGGTGATATCAAGCTTTTGTGTGATACTGTTGTGCAAAATGTGAGGGAGCTTACGGGGTATGATAGGGTGATGGTATATAAGTTTCACGAAGACGAACATGGTGAAGTTGTGGCTGAAAGCAAAAGGGCTGATTTGGATCCTTATATCGGGTTACATTACCCTGCAACTGATATTCCACAGGCTTCAAGATTCCTGTTTAGGCAGAATCGTGTTAGGATGATTGTCGATTGTTATGCTACCTCCGTCCGTGTTATCCAAGATGATGCATTGATGCAGCCTTTGTGTTTGGTGGGTTCTACCCTTCGAGCCCCTCATGGTTGTCATTCTCAGTACATGGCTAACATGGGCTCAATAGCATCCTTAGCCATGGCTGTTATCATAAATGGAAATGAGGATGGTCCTGGAGGAAGAGGTACAATGGGGTTATGGGGGTTAGTGGTTTGTCATCATACGTCTGCTCGGTGCATCCCCTTTCCTCTACGTTATGCTTGTGAATTCTTAATGCAAGCGTTCGGACTCCAACTAAACTTAGAGCTACAGTTGGCTTCACAAATGTCGGAAAAACGTATTCTAAGGACACAGACTTTGTTATGTGATATGATCCTTCGAGATTCACCTACAGGTATTGTGACTCAAAGTCCTAGCATCATGGATCTCGTGAAATGTGATGGGGCAGCACTTTACTACCAAGGAAAGTACTATCCGCTAGGCATCACGCCTACTGAATCACAAATTAAAGATATTGTTGAGTGGTTATTAGCCTGTCATACAGATTCAACTGGTTTAAGCACCGATAGTTTAGCTGATGCAGGCTACCCTGGTGCAGCTTCACTTGGTGATGCGGTTTGTGGGATGGCTGTTGCGTATATTACTACTAAAGATTTCTTGTTTTGGTTTCGATCCCACACTGCAAAAGAGATTAAATGGGGCGGAGCTAAGCATCATCCAGAAGATAAAGACGATGGGCAGAGAATGCATCCACGTTCTTCGTTCAATGCGTTTTTAGAAGTTGTAAAAAGCAGAAGTTCACCGTGGGAAAATGCAGAAATGGACGCAATTCATTCTTTACAGCTTATTCTAAGAGATTCCTTTAAAGATGCCGATGAAAGCAATTCAAAAGCTGTTATTAAGGTTCAAATTGAAGAAATGGGGTTGCAAGGGATGGATGAACTCAGCTCGGTTGCAAAAGAGATGGTTAGATTAATTGAGACTGCAACCGCCCCTATATTTGCTGTAGATGCCGAGGGTCGAATAAATGGGTGGAATGCAAAGATTGCAGAATTAACGGGTCTATCGGTTACTGAAGCCATGGGGATGTCCCTGGTTCAAGATCTCATCTATGAGGAATCAAAAGAAACTGTTGTCAAGCTTCTTCGTCATGCTTTGCTTG GTGAAGAAGATAAGAATGTGGAGATCAAACTAAGAACATTCAATTTGTCACCAGAAGACGATGCAATTTTTGTGGTGGTTAATGCTTGTTCTAGCAAAGATTATATGGATAATATTGTTGGAGTATGTTTTGTTGGTCAAGATGTTACAAAGCAGAAAGTCGCAATGGACAAATTTGTTCAAATACAAGGTGATTACAAGGCCATTATTCATAGTCCAAACGCTTTAATTCCACCTATTTTTGCCTCGGATGAGAACACATGTTGCTCCGAGTGGAACACTGCCATGGAGAAACTGACGGGGTGGGATCGTGAAGACGTAATCGGGAAAATGTTGCTTGGGGAGATTTTTGGAAGTTGTTGCCGTTTGAAGGGTCCCGATTCTTTGACAAAATTAATGATCATTTTGCACAACGCAATTGGAGGGCTGGATGCCGATAAGCATCCCTTTTCGTTCTTTGATAAACATGGCAAATATGTGCAAGCTTTATTGACGGCAAATAAAAGGGTTAATTTGGCTGGTGAGGTTATGGGAGCATTTTGTTTCTTGCAGATTGCAAGCCCGGAATTGCAGCAAGCTCTGAAAGTACAACGTCAACAGGAATATAAATGTTTTGAGAGGATGAAAGAGTTGGCGTACATATGCCATGAGATCAAGAATCCGCTAAGTGGCATTCGGTTTGCTAATTCTCTTTTGGAAGCAACGGATCTAACTGAAGATCAGAAGCAGTTGCTGGAAACAAGCGCCGCCTGTGAGAAACAgatgttaaaaataataaaagatgttGATATGGAGAACATTCAAGAGGG TCACTTGGAACTCGAAAAACATGACTTTCTACTTGGGAATGTCATCGATGCTGTGGTTAGCCAGGTGATGTTAATTCTGAGGGAACGAGGCGTACAACTGATCCGGGATATTCCTGAGGAAGTCAAAACTTTGGCTGTCTATGGCGATCAAACTAGAGTTCAACAAGTTTTGACCAATTTCTTGATGAACATGGTTCGCCATTCACCCTCACCTAATGGTTGGGTAGAAATTCAAGTTCGACCTACTTTGAATCAGATTTTTGATGGAAAGACTAATGTGCATACCGAGTTTAG GATGGTGTGCCCAGGTAATGGTCTTCCACCCGAGCTAGTTCAAGACATGTTCCATAGCAGTCAATGGAGCACCGATGAAGGTTTGGGACTAAGCATGTGTCGGAAAATACTAAAGCTTATGAATGGGGACGTCCAATATATCAGAGAATCTGAACGTTGCTTCTTCCATATTGTGCTTGAACTACCTCTTCCTAACAGAACATAA